A DNA window from Lytechinus pictus isolate F3 Inbred unplaced genomic scaffold, Lp3.0 scaffold_38, whole genome shotgun sequence contains the following coding sequences:
- the LOC129261235 gene encoding uncharacterized protein LOC129261235, whose amino-acid sequence MAASLVNTRERYPPSTYFNGLDEASKARYEEKISFIGGVDPYSLPKRSWSEDPDIFPAISYADIVNFVLFSPSPYTLEDMRSYKSLEAYNQFVNGWVRDVSAYSTPNTEKQLIIVYGRVMHSQRLRETPLKPWIVAEKDGKVIAAHCDCMAGLGETCTHVCAVLFYLETKVRIRDSKTVTQEAAYWKMPSARREVQYMPVHKIDFTSAQSQKRKLDDFVHDSRVRGPSHCHTVQPAAPQPTVDEINDLFTALNTCGKKSVVLSVLPGHCQAFKPADTQVPSLMELYKPEFAELTFNDLLEKSTDVDVSLTQSQADYVEQRTRKQAASKCWFQHRAGRITASKMKSACRTNPDQPSLSLIKSICYPGKNFQTQATTYGCEHEEKARQAYIAEMQYTHENFSLHESGLVINPKYPHLGASPDGVVSCDCCGTGVVEVKCPFCAKEKTVEEYIAMEKS is encoded by the exons ATGGCGGCTAGTCTGGTAAACACACGTGAACGATACCCACCATCTACATATTTCAACGGTCTTGACGAGGCTTCAAAAGCACGATATGAAGAGAAAATATCTTTCATCGGTGGTGTCGACCCTTACTCACTTCCAAAGAGAAGTTGGAGTGAAGATCCTGACATTTTCCCAGCAATTTCGTACGCCGACATTGTCAATTTTGTGTTGTTCTCGCCAAGCCCGTACACACTCGAAGACATGCGATCATACAAAAGCTTGGAAGCGTACAACCAGTTTGTGAACGGCTGGGTGAGGGACGTTTCTGCGTATTCTACTCCAAATACGGAAAAGCAGCTGATTATTGTGTATGGACGG GTGATGCATTCTCAACGGTTGCGTGAAACACCACTGAAACCGTGGATCGTTGCTGAGAAAGATGGGAAGGTGATAGCAGCCCACTGTGACTGCATGGCGGGTCTGGGTGAAACCTGTACACATGTATGTGCCGTCTTGTTTTACCTGGAAACGAAGGTGAGAATCAGGGACTCCAAAACTGTGACACAGGAGGCAGCATATTGGAAAATGCCAAGTGCAAGGAGAGAAGTACAGTATATGCCTGTCCATAAGATAGATTTCACATCAGCACAATCACAAAAACGTAAATTGGATGATTTTGTGCATGATAGTCGGGTGAGAGGCCCAAGTCACTGCCATACTGTACAACCTGCAGCTCCGCAACCAACAGTTGACGAAATAAATGACTTATTTACTGCGCTGAACACATGTGGTAAAAAATCTGTGGTTTTGAGTGTGTTGCCTGGTCACTGCCAGGCATTCAAGCCTGCTGATACGCAAGTGCCTTCACTGATGGAGCTGTACAAACCTGAGTTTGCCGAGTTGACGTTTAATGATCTTTTGGAAAAGTCCACAGATGTCGATGTAAGTTTAACACAAAGCCAAGCTGATTATGTCGAGCAGCGTACAAGAAAGCAGGCTGCAAGCAAGTGTTGGTTTCAGCACAGGGCCGGGAGGATAACTGCATCCAAAATGAAAAGTGCTTGCAGGACCAATCCTGACCAGCCATCACTGTCCCTTATCAAAAGCATATGTTATCCTGGCAAAAATTTCCAGACACAGGCCACCACATACGGATGCGAACATGAGGAGAAGGCAAGACAAGCATACATTGCAGAGATGCAGTACACACATGAAAACTTCTCACTGCATGAGTCGGGATTGGTAATCAATCCCAAGTACCCACATCTTGGCGCTTCACCTGATGGGGTTGTCAGCTGCGACTGTTGTGGCACGGGAGTCGTAGAAGTAAAGTGCCCTTTCTGCGCAAAAGAAAAGACGGTAGAAGAATATATAGCGATGGAAAAAAGTTAA